The following are encoded in a window of Streptomyces sp. Go-475 genomic DNA:
- a CDS encoding GNAT family N-acetyltransferase, with protein MTTTLRPTEPLQQNADGTRSRRFQVCVNSRPVGAIHLGTHPVFGDAVARIMKLRIEEPDRGRGRGTVAALAAEEVVRGWGCRRIEAQVPAEAETAFRLATALGYVVRNRLMEKPLGDTPPDLPEGCRARPMTEAEFGPWLEKNKEDYARSWIERGVPEAEARAKSERDHATLLPEGLATPGALISVVEHLGTPVGTLWLATRENSAFVFDVEVDAAHRGRGHGRTLMLLAEAQAIAEGRRTIGLNVFAGNTPAERLYASLGYENKQYAVYKPLL; from the coding sequence ATGACCACGACCCTGCGGCCGACCGAGCCGCTTCAGCAGAACGCCGACGGGACGCGCTCGCGCCGCTTCCAGGTGTGCGTGAACAGCCGTCCCGTCGGGGCGATACACCTCGGCACCCATCCCGTGTTCGGCGACGCGGTGGCCCGGATCATGAAACTGCGCATCGAGGAGCCGGACCGCGGACGCGGCCGGGGCACGGTGGCCGCGCTCGCCGCGGAGGAGGTGGTCCGCGGGTGGGGGTGCCGCCGCATCGAGGCGCAGGTGCCCGCCGAGGCCGAGACGGCGTTCCGGCTCGCCACCGCGCTCGGTTACGTCGTGCGCAACCGCCTCATGGAGAAGCCGCTCGGCGACACCCCGCCGGACCTTCCGGAGGGCTGCCGCGCCCGGCCCATGACCGAGGCGGAGTTCGGCCCCTGGCTGGAGAAGAACAAGGAGGACTACGCGCGGAGCTGGATCGAGCGGGGTGTTCCGGAGGCCGAGGCCCGGGCCAAGTCCGAGCGGGACCACGCCACCCTGCTGCCCGAAGGCCTCGCCACCCCCGGCGCGCTCATCAGCGTCGTCGAACATCTGGGGACGCCGGTGGGCACGCTGTGGCTCGCGACGCGCGAGAACTCCGCCTTCGTCTTCGACGTCGAGGTCGACGCCGCCCACCGGGGGAGGGGGCACGGCCGCACCCTGATGCTGCTGGCCGAGGCCCAGGCGATCGCCGAGGGCCGCCGGACCATCGGCCTCAACGTCTTCGCCGGCAACACCCCGGCCGAACGGCTCTACGCGTCACTCGGCTACGAGAACAAGCAGTACGCCGTGTACAAGCCGCTGCTGTAA
- a CDS encoding chorismate-binding protein, protein MLDLPPLARFGDRVATGLLDVTDDPEALESSGFWAVCADFEGRLTCARFQDVRQAGVPAPMPGAWRGPAADDWTSSLDRAAYTAAVRRIREHIAAGEVYQANLCRVLSAPVAPGADVDALTALLARGNPAPYAGTIRLPGHGVEIATASPELFLRRDGRTVESGPIKGTGRTEADLLEKDYAENVMIVDLVRNDIGRVCATGSVTVPDLCAVEKHPGLVHLVSTVRGELREGAGWAELLGAAFPPGSVTGAPKSSALRIIDALETAPRGPYCGGIGWVDADRRTGELAVGIRTFWIDRAAGMLRFGTGAGITWGSDPEGEWRETELKAARLLAIASGTYEVSGEDLT, encoded by the coding sequence GTGCTCGACCTCCCTCCTCTGGCCCGCTTCGGCGACCGCGTCGCCACCGGGCTCCTCGACGTCACCGATGATCCCGAAGCCCTGGAATCCAGCGGTTTCTGGGCCGTCTGCGCCGACTTCGAGGGCCGTCTGACCTGCGCCCGCTTCCAGGACGTGCGGCAGGCGGGCGTGCCCGCTCCGATGCCCGGGGCCTGGCGCGGACCGGCGGCGGACGACTGGACGTCGTCGCTCGACCGCGCCGCGTACACGGCGGCGGTGCGGCGGATCCGCGAGCACATCGCGGCCGGCGAGGTCTACCAGGCGAACCTGTGCCGGGTGCTGTCCGCGCCCGTGGCACCGGGCGCCGACGTCGACGCCCTGACCGCGCTGCTGGCCCGCGGCAACCCGGCACCGTACGCAGGAACGATCCGCCTGCCCGGTCACGGCGTGGAGATCGCGACCGCGTCGCCCGAGCTGTTCCTGCGGCGCGACGGGCGGACCGTCGAGTCCGGGCCGATCAAGGGCACCGGCCGCACCGAGGCGGACCTGCTGGAGAAGGACTACGCCGAGAACGTGATGATCGTGGACCTCGTCCGCAACGACATCGGGCGGGTCTGCGCCACGGGCAGCGTGACCGTGCCCGACCTGTGCGCCGTCGAGAAGCACCCGGGGCTGGTCCACCTCGTGTCGACGGTCCGCGGTGAGCTGCGGGAGGGGGCCGGCTGGGCCGAGCTGCTCGGCGCGGCCTTCCCGCCCGGCTCGGTCACCGGCGCGCCCAAGTCCAGTGCGCTGCGGATCATCGACGCCCTGGAGACGGCGCCCCGGGGGCCGTACTGCGGGGGGATCGGCTGGGTCGACGCCGACCGGCGGACCGGAGAGCTCGCCGTCGGCATCCGTACCTTCTGGATCGACCGGGCCGCGGGCATGCTGCGCTTCGGCACCGGCGCCGGCATCACCTGGGGCTCCGATCCCGAGGGGGAGTGGCGGGAGACCGAGCTGAAGGCGGCCCGGCTGCTCGCGATAGCGTCGGGAACGTACGAGGTGAGTGGAGAGGACCTGACGTGA
- a CDS encoding DsbA family protein, translating to MSDSSPDRPSVAVLEVWCELQCPDCRTALDDLRALRARYGDRLELRLRHFPLEKHQHAFAAAQAAEEAWEQGQGWPYVEAVLGRVEELGRKGEPFLVEVARELGLDAEEFDTALIDGRHILIVDADQAEGKAIGVTGTPTYVIGGERLDGGKSQEGLRERIEEIADRLLAGQES from the coding sequence ATGAGCGACTCCTCCCCCGACCGTCCCTCCGTTGCCGTCCTCGAGGTCTGGTGCGAGCTGCAGTGCCCGGACTGCCGCACCGCTCTGGACGATCTCCGTGCGCTGCGCGCCCGCTACGGCGACCGTCTGGAGCTGCGGCTGCGGCACTTCCCGCTGGAGAAGCACCAGCACGCCTTCGCCGCCGCGCAGGCCGCCGAGGAGGCGTGGGAGCAGGGACAGGGATGGCCGTACGTCGAGGCCGTGCTGGGGCGGGTCGAGGAGCTGGGCCGTAAGGGGGAACCCTTCCTGGTCGAGGTGGCCCGCGAACTGGGCCTGGACGCCGAGGAGTTCGACACCGCGCTGATCGACGGCCGGCACATCCTGATCGTGGACGCCGACCAGGCCGAGGGCAAGGCGATCGGCGTGACCGGCACCCCGACGTACGTCATCGGCGGTGAGCGGCTCGACGGGGGCAAGAGCCAGGAGGGCCTGCGCGAGCGGATCGAGGAGATCGCGGACCGGCTGCTGGCCGGACAGGAGAGCTGA
- a CDS encoding aminodeoxychorismate lyase — protein sequence MKIWLDGGLQDIESARVSVFDHGLTVGDGIFETVKAVDGRAFALTRHLDRLTRSARGLGLPDPDHDEVRRACAAVLEANPVPLGRLRITYTGGHGPLGSDRGEHGPTLVVALGETTRRPDSTAVITVPWTRNERGALTGLKTTSYAENVVALARAREQGASEALFGNTVGQLCEGTGSNVFVVLDGELHTPPLASGCLAGITRALAIEWTGAEETDLPLDVLERADEIFLTSTLRDVQAVHRVDDRELPGAPGPVTAKAMRIFEERSGDDLDP from the coding sequence GTGAAGATCTGGCTCGACGGCGGGCTGCAGGACATCGAGTCCGCCCGCGTCTCCGTCTTCGACCACGGGCTGACCGTGGGCGACGGCATCTTCGAGACGGTGAAGGCCGTCGACGGCCGGGCGTTCGCGCTCACGCGCCACCTCGACCGGCTGACCCGGTCCGCGCGCGGCCTCGGGCTGCCCGACCCGGACCACGACGAGGTGCGCCGCGCCTGTGCCGCCGTCCTGGAGGCCAACCCGGTGCCGCTCGGCCGCCTCCGCATCACCTACACCGGCGGCCACGGCCCGCTCGGCTCCGACCGCGGCGAGCACGGCCCGACCCTCGTCGTCGCCCTCGGCGAGACGACCCGCCGCCCCGACTCCACCGCCGTGATCACGGTCCCCTGGACCCGCAACGAGCGCGGCGCCCTCACCGGCCTGAAGACCACCTCGTACGCCGAGAACGTCGTCGCCCTGGCCCGCGCCCGTGAACAGGGCGCCTCCGAGGCCCTGTTCGGCAACACGGTGGGGCAGCTCTGCGAGGGCACCGGCTCGAACGTCTTCGTCGTCCTCGACGGCGAACTCCACACACCGCCGCTCGCCTCGGGCTGCCTCGCGGGCATCACGCGCGCGCTCGCGATCGAATGGACCGGAGCCGAGGAGACCGACCTGCCGCTGGACGTGCTGGAACGGGCCGACGAGATCTTCCTGACCTCCACGCTGCGGGACGTACAGGCCGTGCACCGCGTCGACGACCGTGAGCTGCCCGGCGCGCCGGGCCCGGTGACGGCGAAGGCCATGCGGATCTTCGAGGAGCGGTCCGGGGACGACCTGGATCCCTGA